One segment of Acidimicrobiales bacterium DNA contains the following:
- a CDS encoding ABC transporter permease — protein sequence MKVSPKLFAAVGVALFTLYIVVANWGGNPLSFKNIATFLVVGVALGGIYAILAGGLVVTYATTGIFNFAHAAIGCFLAFVYWQFSVDWGLPVPVSLVIVLFVIAPAIGIGLDRLIMRRLRDATLVVQLMVTVGLMLAFMGVTLTIWKPTTGRTLPQFFRDTSGVQIGDVTATWHRIITVIVAIGIALGLRWLLYRTRLGISMRAVVDSRSLAGLTGAKPSRVSGASWALGCMTAGLAGILIAPETGLVVENLALLIVVAAAAAAIGQLKSLPWTIAGGLIIGLAKAFAGVFLSFGGDWSYASEAIPAVILFIALLFLPQARLETGKAKLTKRTERLTKPWEALLGSGVVFGLVFVWAQGWIPWFGTTFGTRSDVWLGRAAGFMVLGVITLSLVPLIGWAGQVSFANFAIAGIGAVLFSHFGGQNGDPIGILLVMAVCAPLGLLVALPALRLKGLYLALATLAFAEFADKVIVRHPNMIDPSATGTLFEPLQLFGFQISTDTGDRQAFVIFLALIFSIFMLGFMLMRLTRFARRWIAMSDSPAASATIGVNLTTQKMLVFALSGAVAGFAGCMLGLSSGALRVDSFPLFAGLPLVLLLAVQGVRYPIAAFMAVIGLASFPAINELLGKPSWLTAIELIGPGLAAVTMAFRPEGAVFYAGRDLAGLLPWRKDARIEKELRLAVEREQNIEKDEINDLGLTRAFTPDKIAQLDRVLSVADEVDETPMVPVGGNGHGPAPGGNGTRSASSAEVPA from the coding sequence TTGAAGGTCTCACCCAAGTTGTTCGCCGCAGTCGGCGTGGCCCTGTTCACGCTCTACATCGTCGTGGCCAACTGGGGCGGCAACCCCCTCAGCTTCAAGAACATCGCCACCTTCCTGGTGGTCGGCGTCGCCCTCGGGGGCATCTACGCCATCCTCGCCGGGGGCCTGGTGGTCACCTACGCCACCACCGGCATCTTCAACTTCGCCCATGCTGCCATCGGCTGCTTCCTGGCCTTCGTCTACTGGCAGTTCAGCGTCGACTGGGGTCTTCCGGTCCCCGTCTCGCTGGTGATCGTCCTGTTCGTGATCGCCCCCGCCATCGGCATAGGGCTCGACCGGCTCATCATGCGCCGCCTCCGCGACGCCACCCTCGTGGTCCAGCTCATGGTCACGGTCGGCCTGATGCTGGCGTTCATGGGCGTCACCCTCACCATCTGGAAGCCCACCACGGGGCGCACGCTCCCGCAGTTCTTCCGCGACACGAGCGGTGTGCAGATCGGTGACGTCACCGCCACGTGGCACCGCATCATCACCGTGATCGTGGCCATCGGCATCGCCCTCGGCCTGCGCTGGCTGCTCTACCGGACCCGGCTCGGCATCTCCATGCGGGCCGTCGTCGACAGCCGCAGCCTGGCCGGCCTCACCGGCGCCAAGCCCTCTCGGGTCAGCGGGGCGTCGTGGGCACTCGGGTGCATGACCGCCGGCCTGGCCGGCATCCTCATCGCCCCCGAGACCGGCCTCGTGGTCGAGAACCTGGCTCTGCTCATCGTGGTGGCCGCAGCAGCCGCAGCCATCGGGCAGCTCAAGAGCCTTCCGTGGACGATCGCCGGCGGCCTGATCATCGGCCTGGCCAAGGCGTTCGCCGGCGTCTTCCTCAGCTTCGGCGGGGACTGGAGCTACGCGTCGGAGGCCATCCCGGCCGTCATCTTGTTCATCGCCCTGTTGTTCCTCCCCCAGGCCCGCCTGGAGACCGGCAAGGCCAAGCTGACCAAGCGCACGGAACGGCTCACAAAACCGTGGGAGGCGCTCCTCGGTTCGGGCGTGGTCTTCGGCCTCGTGTTCGTGTGGGCCCAGGGGTGGATCCCTTGGTTCGGCACCACGTTCGGCACCCGCTCCGACGTGTGGCTGGGACGGGCCGCCGGCTTCATGGTCCTCGGCGTGATCACCCTCTCGCTGGTGCCGCTCATCGGCTGGGCGGGGCAGGTGAGCTTCGCCAACTTCGCCATCGCCGGCATCGGCGCCGTGCTGTTCAGCCACTTCGGGGGCCAGAACGGCGATCCCATCGGGATCCTGCTCGTCATGGCCGTCTGCGCGCCCCTCGGGCTGTTGGTGGCCCTCCCGGCCCTGCGATTGAAGGGCCTCTATCTGGCCTTGGCCACCTTGGCGTTTGCGGAGTTCGCCGACAAGGTCATCGTGCGCCACCCGAACATGATCGACCCGTCGGCGACCGGCACCCTCTTCGAGCCCCTCCAGCTCTTCGGATTCCAGATCAGCACCGACACGGGCGACCGCCAGGCGTTCGTGATCTTCCTCGCGCTGATCTTCAGCATCTTCATGCTCGGCTTCATGTTGATGCGCCTCACCCGCTTCGCGCGGCGGTGGATCGCCATGTCCGACAGCCCTGCGGCGTCGGCCACCATCGGCGTGAACCTCACGACCCAGAAGATGCTCGTGTTCGCCCTCTCCGGTGCGGTCGCCGGCTTCGCCGGGTGCATGCTCGGGCTGTCCTCGGGGGCGCTGCGGGTCGACTCCTTCCCGCTCTTCGCCGGCCTGCCGCTCGTGCTGCTGCTGGCCGTGCAGGGGGTCCGCTACCCGATCGCCGCCTTCATGGCCGTCATCGGGTTGGCGTCGTTCCCGGCCATCAACGAGTTGTTGGGCAAGCCGTCGTGGCTGACGGCGATCGAGCTCATCGGCCCGGGCCTCGCCGCGGTCACCATGGCCTTCCGGCCCGAGGGAGCGGTCTTCTACGCCGGGCGAGACCTGGCGGGGCTGTTGCCGTGGCGCAAGGACGCCCGGATCGAGAAGGAGCTCCGGTTGGCCGTCGAGCGCGAGCAGAACATCGAGAAGGACGAGATCAACGACCTCGGCCTCACCCGTGCCTTCACCCCCGACAAGATCGCCCAGCTCGACCGGGTGCTCAGCGTGGCCGACGAGGTCGACGAGACGCCGATGGTCCCGGTCGGCGGCAACGGGCACGGCCCTGCACCCGGGGGGAACGGCACACGGTCGGCGTCGTCCGCGGAGGTCCCGGCATGA
- a CDS encoding ABC transporter substrate-binding protein, whose protein sequence is MKRYRWLAVLMVLGLVAAACSRDDETTTNEGGGSATTSAASNPACEGVTLEATDTGVTADTITIQVMADTGSPLAPGLFQGNVDAVEAFASFVNENGGVGCRDLEVETWDSKLTPDEAKNGQIQACTNALAMVGGNSLFNPDVTEMNTCADAQGQPTGIPNISALANDINEQCAANSFIIQGIAETCNPDGTPPTGTRPLIAMVGPTKYYLTLQPELTGLFMVPGDLPTTVQSATYQISAQAEVGVDWIGAFKVSGRAEQSAYTPLVQNASAGNANYIYNGSNDVAMINMRREAAAQNLTGIDIWACSLACYTQKFKDAGADVDGTYGWMQFLPFEDKGSNQELDNYLDSIGTPDSFGAQAWMAAVAFQQAVDEIVTTEGPNAITRAKLLEVLNGFGDFDANGWMGPKSLKGGFSDCQVIVQLEAGEWVRQLPTEKGELDCNPDYLITQTLDPAVEAEKVQ, encoded by the coding sequence ATGAAGCGATACCGCTGGCTGGCCGTGCTCATGGTGCTCGGCCTCGTCGCGGCGGCCTGCAGCCGTGACGACGAGACGACCACGAACGAGGGGGGCGGGAGCGCGACGACGTCGGCTGCGTCCAACCCGGCGTGCGAGGGCGTCACCCTCGAGGCCACCGACACCGGGGTCACCGCCGACACCATCACCATCCAGGTCATGGCCGACACCGGCTCGCCGCTCGCACCGGGCCTGTTCCAGGGCAACGTCGACGCCGTCGAGGCGTTCGCCAGCTTCGTGAACGAGAACGGCGGCGTGGGCTGTCGTGACCTCGAGGTCGAGACCTGGGACTCCAAGCTCACCCCCGACGAGGCCAAGAACGGCCAGATCCAGGCGTGCACCAACGCGCTGGCGATGGTGGGCGGCAACTCCCTGTTCAACCCCGACGTCACCGAGATGAACACGTGCGCCGACGCGCAGGGTCAGCCCACGGGCATCCCGAACATCTCCGCGCTGGCCAACGACATCAACGAGCAGTGCGCGGCGAACTCGTTCATCATCCAGGGCATCGCCGAGACCTGCAACCCCGACGGCACGCCGCCGACGGGCACGCGGCCGCTCATCGCGATGGTCGGGCCGACCAAGTACTACCTGACGCTCCAGCCGGAGCTGACCGGTCTGTTCATGGTCCCCGGCGACCTGCCCACCACCGTGCAGTCGGCCACCTACCAGATCTCGGCGCAGGCCGAGGTCGGCGTCGACTGGATCGGGGCCTTCAAGGTCTCGGGTCGCGCCGAGCAGTCGGCGTACACCCCGCTGGTGCAGAACGCCAGCGCCGGCAACGCCAACTACATCTACAACGGCTCCAACGACGTGGCGATGATCAACATGCGACGTGAGGCCGCAGCGCAGAACCTCACCGGCATCGACATCTGGGCGTGCTCGCTGGCCTGCTACACCCAGAAGTTCAAGGACGCCGGGGCCGACGTCGACGGCACCTACGGCTGGATGCAGTTCCTCCCCTTCGAGGACAAGGGGTCGAACCAGGAGCTCGACAACTACCTGGACAGCATCGGCACCCCGGACTCGTTCGGCGCCCAGGCGTGGATGGCGGCGGTCGCCTTCCAGCAGGCGGTGGACGAGATCGTCACCACCGAGGGTCCGAACGCCATCACCCGGGCCAAGCTGCTCGAGGTCCTGAACGGCTTCGGTGACTTCGACGCCAACGGCTGGATGGGCCCGAAGAGCCTGAAGGGCGGCTTCTCGGACTGCCAGGTCATCGTGCAGCTCGAGGCCGGCGAGTGGGTCCGCCAGCTCCCCACGGAGAAGGGCGAGCTCGACTGCAACCCCGACTACCTCATCACCCAGACCCTCGATCCGGCGGTCGAGGCCGAGAAGGTCCAGTAG
- a CDS encoding histidine phosphatase family protein, translated as MPIHVVRHAHAGKRSEWDDDDRLRPLSPRGVAQAAWLADLLAGDGITRVVSSPHTRCVQTVAPLAAALGLEVETSPRLTEGADYDDALAAVMELEADNGIACSHGDVIPQVLRRLKARSMVVDGPLLDQKGSVWVLDVRDGVARHGRYVPPGL; from the coding sequence GTGCCCATCCACGTCGTCCGCCACGCCCACGCCGGCAAGCGCTCCGAATGGGACGACGACGACCGGCTGCGACCGCTCTCGCCGAGGGGGGTCGCCCAGGCGGCCTGGCTCGCCGACCTCCTCGCCGGCGACGGGATCACCCGAGTGGTGAGCAGCCCTCACACCCGCTGTGTGCAGACGGTGGCCCCGCTCGCGGCAGCACTCGGCCTCGAGGTCGAGACCAGTCCCCGGCTCACCGAGGGCGCCGACTACGACGACGCTCTCGCCGCGGTGATGGAGCTCGAGGCCGACAACGGGATCGCTTGCAGCCACGGCGACGTGATCCCCCAGGTGCTTCGTCGGCTCAAGGCACGGTCGATGGTCGTCGACGGGCCGTTGCTCGACCAGAAGGGTTCGGTCTGGGTACTCGACGTCCGCGACGGTGTGGCCCGCCACGGGCGCTACGTGCCGCCCGGCCTCTGA
- a CDS encoding cytochrome c-type biogenesis protein CcmH, with translation MSAARSPLRTWLPWAVLFVVVVTLLAFGSQGTTGDLTAQDRVTNLARTIKCPTCSGESAAESNAPSSQEVRRDIALRIEQGQTDDEIRAFYVSRYGDGILLTPASTGVASLVWIIPVVAVVVAGAGLVVVLRRGTRETATATDDDRALVAEARDGLAGGRDGHGEGSSR, from the coding sequence ATGAGCGCCGCTCGATCCCCGCTGCGCACCTGGCTGCCGTGGGCGGTGCTGTTCGTCGTCGTCGTCACCCTGCTGGCCTTCGGCTCGCAGGGCACGACCGGTGATCTCACCGCGCAGGACCGGGTCACCAACCTGGCCCGCACCATCAAGTGCCCCACGTGCAGCGGCGAGTCGGCCGCGGAGTCGAACGCCCCGTCCTCCCAGGAGGTGCGCCGCGACATCGCCCTGCGCATCGAGCAGGGCCAGACCGACGACGAGATCCGGGCGTTCTACGTCTCGCGATACGGCGACGGCATCTTGTTGACCCCGGCGTCCACCGGCGTCGCCTCGCTGGTGTGGATCATCCCGGTCGTGGCCGTCGTCGTCGCCGGGGCGGGTCTCGTCGTCGTGCTGCGCCGGGGGACGCGGGAGACGGCCACCGCCACCGACGACGATCGCGCCCTCGTGGCCGAGGCCCGCGACGGCCTGGCCGGCGGTCGCGACGGCCACGGGGAGGGCTCGTCGCGGTGA
- a CDS encoding TlpA family protein disulfide reductase, translated as MSEPASPRTEEAPAATTGRPRHTARNAAIVVGVVLALFVGVLATRPTVDERVPVANAVGRAVPPVVGTTLDGETYDIDRFRGEWVVVNFFATWCVPCRVEHPELVRFSDQHQVADDGVSVVSVAYDDDDAAIRDFFAEEGGDWPVLVGEGTGRIALDFGVTGVPESYVVDPSGRVVAKFTGVTADALDEVIDDAEAAAAEAGAR; from the coding sequence ATGAGCGAGCCCGCGTCCCCCCGGACCGAGGAGGCCCCCGCCGCGACCACCGGCCGCCCCCGGCACACCGCCCGCAACGCCGCCATCGTCGTCGGGGTGGTGCTGGCGCTGTTCGTCGGCGTCCTCGCCACCCGCCCGACCGTCGACGAGCGGGTCCCCGTCGCCAACGCCGTCGGTCGGGCGGTGCCGCCCGTCGTCGGCACGACGCTCGACGGCGAGACCTACGACATCGACCGGTTCCGGGGTGAGTGGGTGGTCGTGAACTTCTTCGCCACCTGGTGCGTGCCCTGTCGCGTCGAGCACCCCGAGCTGGTCCGCTTCTCCGACCAGCACCAGGTCGCCGACGACGGCGTGAGCGTGGTCAGCGTCGCCTACGACGACGACGACGCCGCGATCCGCGACTTCTTCGCCGAGGAGGGCGGCGACTGGCCGGTCCTCGTCGGCGAGGGCACCGGCCGCATCGCCCTCGACTTCGGGGTCACCGGCGTGCCCGAGTCCTACGTGGTCGACCCGAGCGGACGGGTGGTGGCCAAGTTCACCGGCGTCACCGCCGACGCGCTCGACGAGGTGATCGACGACGCCGAGGCGGCGGCCGCCGAGGCCGGGGCTCGATGA
- a CDS encoding heme lyase CcmF/NrfE family subunit gives MNVAIGSAGVALGLVASVVGALTLAYGLVRRKPELLRLSTAYALLVLLGGILCVIAMERALITRDFTVLYVAENGSSRTPALYNFATLWGALEGSIILWALILGGYTSIVVLKFRRRLTDPLVGWAVLTMFVVCAFFFFLMMGPANPFQSFDPPPGFDGPGPNPLLQNHPLMAFHPPMLYLGYVGFTVPFAFAIAALVTGRVGEGWLVATRRWTVVAWGFLTVGIILGAWWSYEVLGWGGYWAWDPVENASLLPWLTGTAYLHSVMVQERRGMLRVWNLSLLCATFALTILGTFITRSGVLDSVHAFTESSIGPLILGFFALIVIVSVGLIGWRGDRLRAPGHIDSPLSREGAFLANNVLFAAFAFVVLLGTVFPLLIEAFNDERISVGVPYFNRMTTPIGLSLLFLMGVAPVLPWRKASGELLRHRLLWPAWAGAAGILAGVLAGARGFAPLLAFGLGGFAAGSAVRQLVLAARRQGWRGLVGRANGGMIVHLGVIMIAVAVAASGSYVRQAEFTLAPGETATFAGHTLTFVETTVDERPEKTVVQAQILVDGTGPWGPAINQFRFGDQAIGTPSVRTTLTHDVALTLLALPDAENQTATIRVTIQPLVVWLWIGGGVMALGTLLAVFPGRRRNPIDPVSAPVGGRRRRPGDADEEGGADAAGGADGWSGDRGEPVVAGSSSSAGSPAGRPTVRPAEGPEGDR, from the coding sequence ATGAACGTGGCGATCGGCTCGGCCGGGGTGGCGCTGGGCCTCGTGGCGTCGGTGGTCGGTGCGCTGACGCTGGCCTACGGCCTGGTGCGTCGCAAGCCCGAGCTGCTGCGCCTCTCCACCGCCTACGCCCTGTTGGTGCTGCTCGGCGGGATCCTGTGCGTGATCGCCATGGAGCGGGCGCTCATCACCCGTGACTTCACCGTCCTCTACGTGGCCGAGAACGGCTCGTCGCGCACCCCCGCCCTCTACAACTTCGCCACCCTCTGGGGGGCCCTCGAGGGCTCCATCATCCTCTGGGCTCTCATCCTCGGGGGCTACACCTCCATCGTCGTACTGAAGTTCCGGCGGCGCCTCACCGACCCCCTCGTCGGCTGGGCGGTGCTGACGATGTTCGTGGTGTGCGCCTTCTTCTTCTTCTTGATGATGGGTCCGGCCAACCCCTTCCAGTCGTTCGACCCGCCACCGGGGTTCGACGGCCCCGGGCCGAACCCGCTGCTGCAGAACCACCCCCTCATGGCGTTCCACCCGCCGATGCTCTACCTCGGCTACGTCGGCTTCACGGTGCCGTTCGCGTTCGCCATCGCCGCTCTCGTCACGGGACGGGTGGGGGAGGGGTGGCTGGTCGCCACGCGCCGCTGGACGGTCGTGGCCTGGGGCTTCCTCACCGTCGGGATCATCCTGGGGGCATGGTGGAGCTACGAGGTGCTCGGGTGGGGTGGCTACTGGGCCTGGGACCCGGTCGAGAACGCGTCGCTCCTCCCGTGGCTCACCGGTACGGCCTACCTGCACTCGGTCATGGTCCAGGAGCGTCGCGGGATGCTGCGCGTCTGGAACCTCTCGTTGCTGTGCGCCACGTTCGCGCTCACGATCCTCGGCACGTTCATCACCCGGTCGGGCGTCCTCGACAGCGTGCACGCCTTCACGGAGTCGAGCATCGGGCCGCTGATCCTGGGCTTCTTCGCCCTCATCGTGATCGTCAGCGTCGGGCTCATCGGGTGGCGGGGCGACCGGCTCCGTGCCCCCGGGCACATCGACTCGCCCCTGTCGAGGGAGGGCGCCTTCCTGGCCAACAACGTGCTGTTCGCGGCGTTCGCCTTCGTCGTCCTCCTCGGCACCGTCTTCCCGCTGCTCATCGAAGCCTTCAACGACGAGCGGATCTCGGTCGGCGTCCCGTACTTCAACCGGATGACCACCCCCATCGGGCTCAGCCTCCTGTTCCTGATGGGCGTGGCCCCGGTGCTGCCGTGGCGCAAGGCCAGCGGTGAGCTGCTGCGCCACCGCCTCCTGTGGCCGGCCTGGGCCGGTGCGGCCGGCATCCTCGCCGGCGTTCTCGCGGGGGCCCGTGGCTTCGCGCCGCTCCTCGCCTTCGGCCTCGGCGGCTTCGCCGCCGGCTCCGCGGTCCGCCAGCTCGTGCTGGCGGCGCGGCGCCAGGGCTGGCGAGGCCTGGTCGGGCGGGCCAACGGGGGGATGATCGTGCACCTCGGGGTGATCATGATCGCCGTCGCGGTGGCGGCCAGCGGCAGCTACGTCCGACAGGCCGAATTCACGCTCGCCCCGGGGGAGACCGCAACCTTCGCCGGTCACACCCTCACCTTCGTCGAGACGACCGTCGACGAACGGCCGGAGAAGACGGTCGTCCAGGCGCAGATCCTGGTCGACGGCACGGGTCCGTGGGGCCCGGCCATCAACCAGTTCCGCTTCGGCGACCAGGCCATCGGCACCCCGTCGGTGCGCACCACGCTCACCCATGACGTCGCCCTCACCCTGCTCGCCCTCCCCGACGCCGAGAACCAGACGGCGACGATCCGCGTGACGATCCAACCCCTGGTGGTGTGGCTCTGGATCGGTGGCGGGGTCATGGCCCTCGGCACGCTCCTGGCCGTCTTCCCCGGGCGGCGCCGCAACCCGATCGACCCCGTGTCGGCTCCGGTGGGCGGTCGGCGACGCCGGCCCGGTGACGCCGACGAGGAGGGTGGCGCCGACGCAGCGGGTGGCGCCGACGGCTGGTCGGGTGACCGTGGCGAACCGGTCGTGGCCGGGTCGTCGTCGTCCGCCGGTTCGCCGGCCGGTCGGCCGACGGTGCGGCCCGCCGAGGGACCCGAGGGCGACCGATGA
- a CDS encoding cytochrome c maturation protein CcmE: MELTPRTGPSVDDAAPGETAGPGLAPAEARRSRSRRRLPVVVALLVIVGVAGFVIVNALGNATLFFYNADEAVAQRSELGTQRFRLQGTVVGPSVQRVDEGVTFDVTFNGVEVPVSHQGDPPELFQPDIPVVLEGRFAEGGSTGPADAPLFLSDRMLVKHTNEYDAKNEDRLRIAEDGGAVEGGTGQAGTP; the protein is encoded by the coding sequence GTGGAGCTGACCCCGCGCACCGGCCCGTCCGTCGACGACGCCGCACCCGGCGAGACCGCCGGTCCGGGCCTCGCGCCCGCGGAGGCGCGCCGGTCCCGTTCCCGGCGCCGCCTGCCGGTCGTCGTCGCCCTGCTGGTGATCGTGGGCGTCGCCGGCTTCGTGATCGTGAACGCCCTCGGCAACGCCACGTTGTTCTTCTACAACGCCGACGAGGCGGTGGCCCAGCGCAGCGAGCTCGGCACCCAGCGCTTCCGTCTCCAGGGCACGGTGGTGGGCCCGAGTGTGCAGCGCGTCGACGAGGGCGTCACGTTCGACGTGACGTTCAACGGCGTCGAGGTCCCGGTCAGCCACCAGGGCGACCCTCCGGAGCTGTTCCAGCCGGACATCCCGGTCGTGCTCGAGGGCCGCTTCGCCGAGGGTGGGTCGACCGGGCCCGCCGACGCGCCGCTCTTCCTGTCGGACCGCATGTTGGTGAAGCACACCAACGAGTACGACGCCAAGAACGAGGACCGGCTCCGGATCGCCGAGGACGGGGGGGCCGTCGAGGGGGGAACGGGGCAGGCAGGCACGCCATGA
- the ccsA gene encoding cytochrome c biogenesis protein CcsA produces the protein MTPQSNAPPTTQGETRSPSPPAPTSTGSPATRVLGILALAGTVVLVLLGFWWTPPDVVQDESVRILYIHVPSATLAYLGCFLTSIGSVMYLWKKSQWWELVGYASAEIATVFTALTLLTGMLWGRPTWGVFWVWDARLTSTAMLFLLLLGYLAIRRLPADYPVRAKRAAVVGLLLVPNVIIVRQSVQWWRTLHQEASLFADGPGATIEGIMLFALFFGFVTFGLYFAWLLVHRFRLAWLEEQVEGQGLTAALLERRAEAHVGVPGVVAEPVELAHGAADPEGPR, from the coding sequence GTGACCCCTCAGTCGAACGCCCCCCCGACGACGCAGGGGGAGACGCGTTCCCCGTCGCCACCGGCGCCGACCTCGACCGGGTCGCCCGCCACCCGGGTGCTGGGGATCCTGGCCCTGGCCGGCACCGTCGTGCTGGTCCTGCTCGGGTTCTGGTGGACGCCCCCCGACGTGGTGCAGGACGAGTCGGTGCGCATCCTCTACATCCACGTGCCGTCCGCCACGTTGGCCTACCTGGGGTGCTTCCTCACCTCCATCGGCAGCGTGATGTACCTGTGGAAGAAGTCGCAGTGGTGGGAGCTGGTCGGGTACGCCTCGGCCGAGATCGCCACGGTGTTCACCGCGCTCACCCTCCTCACCGGGATGCTGTGGGGACGACCGACCTGGGGCGTGTTCTGGGTGTGGGACGCCCGGCTCACGTCGACGGCGATGCTGTTCCTGTTGCTGCTCGGGTACCTCGCCATCCGGCGCCTCCCCGCCGACTACCCGGTGCGGGCCAAGCGGGCGGCGGTGGTCGGGCTCCTGCTCGTGCCCAACGTGATCATCGTCCGCCAGTCCGTGCAGTGGTGGCGCACGCTGCACCAGGAGGCGAGCCTCTTCGCCGACGGTCCCGGCGCCACGATCGAGGGCATCATGCTCTTCGCGCTGTTCTTCGGCTTCGTCACGTTCGGCCTCTACTTCGCCTGGCTGTTGGTGCACCGGTTCCGCCTGGCCTGGCTCGAGGAGCAGGTCGAGGGTCAGGGGCTGACCGCGGCGCTCCTCGAGCGTCGCGCCGAGGCCCACGTCGGCGTCCCCGGGGTCGTCGCCGAACCGGTGGAGCTCGCCCACGGTGCCGCCGACCCGGAGGGCCCGCGATGA
- a CDS encoding heme exporter protein CcmB, with the protein MWRDALLVAGKDLRLEARSRVALNQIVPFALLVLVLFAFALDPDRGLLERATAGLYWVAVLFSALLALQRAFTVEAADGNSDALRLSGLDPAGIFLGKAAAVAVQLLVLEVLLGVGVAVLYTTEFSGWALLLVTVGVATAGIAAAGTLYGVLAAGLRVRETLLPLLLLPVLAPVLIGSTRAFEAALAGAPADGWPWVGLLAVFSLLYIVAGVLGFGPLLEES; encoded by the coding sequence ATGTGGCGTGACGCCCTCCTCGTGGCCGGCAAGGACCTGCGCCTCGAGGCCCGGTCGCGGGTGGCGCTCAACCAGATCGTCCCCTTCGCCCTCCTCGTCCTCGTGCTGTTCGCGTTCGCCCTCGACCCCGACCGGGGCCTCTTGGAGCGGGCCACCGCCGGCCTGTACTGGGTGGCGGTGCTGTTCAGCGCGCTGTTGGCGCTGCAACGGGCCTTCACCGTCGAGGCCGCCGACGGCAACAGCGACGCCCTGCGCCTCTCCGGGCTCGACCCCGCCGGGATCTTCCTCGGCAAGGCCGCGGCCGTGGCCGTCCAGCTCCTCGTCCTCGAGGTCCTCCTCGGGGTGGGCGTCGCCGTGCTCTACACGACCGAGTTCTCGGGTTGGGCGCTGCTCCTCGTCACCGTGGGGGTCGCGACCGCGGGAATCGCTGCCGCCGGTACTCTCTACGGCGTCCTGGCTGCCGGGCTCCGAGTTCGCGAAACCCTGCTGCCGCTCCTACTGTTGCCGGTACTCGCACCGGTGCTGATCGGTTCGACCCGGGCGTTCGAGGCGGCACTCGCCGGCGCCCCGGCCGACGGTTGGCCCTGGGTCGGTCTACTTGCTGTGTTCTCCCTGCTCTACATCGTGGCCGGGGTGCTCGGGTTCGGGCCCCTGCTGGAGGAATCGTGA
- the ccmA gene encoding heme ABC exporter ATP-binding protein CcmA, translating to MEPSENPAESGPPQGGGSPPVVRLRGAVALLGSFPALSGADLDVARREIVLLRGPNGAGKTTLLRVLAGLVPVTRGEARVLGVDLVVDRKAVRHRVGLLGHATGLYDDLTVADNVVFWARAARARRSDADAAMARLGLDGRLRDVAVGRLSAGQRRRTSLACLIARRPELWLLDEPHAGLDQEGRDLVDRIVRDAAAAGATVVMSSHELDRAVALADRTVTVAGGATDQVTSAAGDARAGALPTPPPRRDGSPPPEQTDVA from the coding sequence ATGGAGCCCTCCGAGAACCCTGCCGAGTCCGGGCCGCCGCAGGGTGGTGGGTCACCACCCGTCGTCCGCCTCCGCGGCGCCGTCGCGCTCCTCGGGAGCTTCCCGGCCCTCTCCGGCGCCGACCTCGACGTCGCGCGTCGCGAGATCGTCCTGCTGCGGGGCCCCAACGGGGCGGGCAAGACCACCCTGCTGCGGGTCCTCGCCGGCCTCGTCCCGGTGACCCGCGGCGAGGCGCGGGTGCTCGGTGTCGACCTGGTGGTCGATCGCAAGGCCGTCCGTCACCGGGTCGGGCTGCTCGGTCACGCCACCGGCCTGTACGACGACCTCACCGTGGCCGACAACGTCGTCTTCTGGGCCCGGGCCGCCCGGGCCCGCCGGTCCGACGCCGACGCGGCCATGGCCCGCCTCGGGCTCGACGGTCGTCTGCGCGACGTCGCCGTCGGGCGGTTGTCGGCCGGGCAGCGCCGCCGGACCTCGCTGGCCTGCCTCATCGCCCGGCGCCCCGAGCTGTGGCTCCTCGACGAGCCCCACGCGGGGCTCGACCAGGAGGGTCGCGACCTCGTCGACCGGATCGTCCGTGACGCGGCGGCCGCCGGCGCGACCGTCGTCATGAGCTCCCACGAGCTCGACCGGGCCGTGGCCCTCGCCGACCGCACCGTCACCGTCGCCGGTGGGGCCACCGACCAGGTGACGTCCGCCGCCGGTGACGCCCGCGCCGGGGCGCTCCCGACGCCCCCTCCCCGGCGTGACGGCTCCCCGCCCCCGGAGCAGACCGATGTGGCGTGA